TCTGCTCGCAGATTCCATCTTTCGTGAACCGGGTGCCACTTCAATGCAAGAACTGTTTCCACTTATTTTCCGCCCTGGACTCAGTCATTCCTACGCCGCTGTTGCCGAGGACGGAAAGGTTGCAGCTTTCATGGGACTCGTCCCCTCAACGCTCAAGACTGGAGATGCTCTCCTGAACGTATTCTCCATAGGCGCAGTCTGCACCGATCCGGCTTTTCGTGGCCAAGGACTAGCCGGTCAGCTTCTGGAGAAGTGCCAGAGCCACGCTGCGGAAGCTGGGGCATCGCTGATTTTTGTCTCGGGTGACCGTTCACTGTACACCCGAGCGGGTTGCGTACCGTTCGGAGGTACGCAATTTGCCGAGCTGAACGCAAGCTCGGCTCAGGTACTTGCAGCCGCAGCAGGGGAAGAATGGACGCTGCGGCCAATGCAGCCGGGCGACTTCTTCGCCGTCTACCGGCTGCTGAATGAATGCGAAGCCGGACATGTATACAGTCCGGGTGAGCTGGCGCTGCTGCTGGGTACCGAGGCTTACGCGGGTGCGATGGGCTTAGCCCAGCGCACACTCGTAGCCGTTCGGGACGGCAGCATCGAGGGGTTCGCCGCGGTGGCTGTGCCAGCGGCGGATGTGCCGTCGCCGAGCTCGGCGACGGCGGTGGAATGGGCCGGCCAGCCAAGCGCGGTAGCGGCGCTGCTGGCCAAGGCGGCTTTGTGCGGCGGCGTTGGCGCGCTGCAAGTGCCTGTGCCGTGGCAGGAGCGCAGCCTGCTCGCGCTCCTGCGTGACGCCGGCGCCAGCTTAAGCGCCGGCGCGAACAGCGGGACGGTCTGCATCGCAGACAGGGAAGCGCTTTTGCGGCAGACCGAAGGATGCCGCAAGGGCCTCGACTTGTCGTCCGTGCAGGACGACAGGAGCTGATCTCGCTGCTATTTGATCCAGCGAGCCCGCTTCGGGCCTCTGATTCGTCAGAGGCTTCCGACGCCATTCCTTTGCCGTATATGTCTGGGCTTCGTTTCATTTAACGGATTTAAATAAGAAGAAACAAAAACCGTCCTTTTTTAGGGACGGTTTTTGTTTCTTCGAGAAAGAGAAGGATAATTTATGCCGTGGAACATATAAATTCTGATCTATGAGCAAAATCACCCTCGCGGGTGAATA
This window of the Paenibacillus sp. FSL R10-2734 genome carries:
- a CDS encoding GNAT family N-acetyltransferase, translating into MQLRLIKPTELDQAALLADSIFREPGATSMQELFPLIFRPGLSHSYAAVAEDGKVAAFMGLVPSTLKTGDALLNVFSIGAVCTDPAFRGQGLAGQLLEKCQSHAAEAGASLIFVSGDRSLYTRAGCVPFGGTQFAELNASSAQVLAAAAGEEWTLRPMQPGDFFAVYRLLNECEAGHVYSPGELALLLGTEAYAGAMGLAQRTLVAVRDGSIEGFAAVAVPAADVPSPSSATAVEWAGQPSAVAALLAKAALCGGVGALQVPVPWQERSLLALLRDAGASLSAGANSGTVCIADREALLRQTEGCRKGLDLSSVQDDRS